A genomic stretch from Arachis stenosperma cultivar V10309 chromosome 3, arast.V10309.gnm1.PFL2, whole genome shotgun sequence includes:
- the LOC130970572 gene encoding serine/threonine-protein kinase-like protein At3g51990 — MGYLSFSCRAESAVSTSNSLTPSPSSSSSSTTTTSKKQNNKEKEKPIKIQHFHYSDLEAATNGFSERKLLGKGSHGYVYKAVVRGRPVAVKRPSRPHHHNLPPKPSPMVSSSSSSASAPEFIISNNEVDNEIDILSKIQSPRLVNLVGFTNDSQDRLLVVEFMSNGTLYDVLHSSNNNNNNSKLPNWGRRVRLALQTAKAIDTLHSSTPPVIHRDIKSANVLIDRNFNARLGDFGLALMCHVDDYRLRSTPPAGTMGYLDPCYVTPDNLSTKNDVFSFGILLLEIISGRKAIDVTYSPPSIVDWAIPLIKKGKLMSVYDPRIAPPKDPIVRKQLALIAAKCVRNCRERRPSMSEIVNWLNGLCKLVPLHSWNGFNNPCMMVETMGRPVEAATRNDSNNNNEKDKMSSRLELDFLDERLSKSAMRYSRRVYSDLGFSSNLMDLMATTEEPEFLRDADGNGNGNGVLEHSSSCKSAEQVSSSSSRFGSGRYFTKGRNFYKPCGTYKDVLDLSKGQIVVGNGGDSKQDDGDDNGASCSNLNSLAAEAV; from the coding sequence ATGGGGTACCTCAGTTTCTCTTGCAGAGCTGAATCCGCAGTTTCAACCTCGAATTCTCTCACACcatcaccttcttcttcttcttcttccaccaccaccacctcaaAGAAACAGaacaacaaagaaaaagaaaaacccATCAAGATCCAACACTTCCATTACAGTGACCTTGAAGCTGCCACCAATGGCTTCTCAGAGCGCAAGCTCCTCGGCAAAGGAAGCCATGGTTATGTCTATAAAGCTGTTGTACGCGGCCGTCCTGTGGCAGTGAAAAGACCATCAAGACCCCATCATCATAATTTACCTCCAAAACCATCGCCaatggtttcttcttcttcttcctctgcatcTGCACCAGAGTTCATCATCAGCAACAACGAGGTTGACAACGAGATCGATATCTTGTCCAAAATCCAGAGCCCGAGGCTGGTGAACTTGGTTGGTTTCACAAATGATTCACAGGACAGGCTTCTGGTTGTTGAGTTCATGAGCAATGGAACACTGTATGATGTTCTTCATtcttctaataataataacaataacagcAAGCTTCCGAATTGGGGAAGAAGGGTTCGTTTGGCATTGCAAACTGCAAAGGCAATTGATACCCTTCATTCATCAACACCACCTGTGATCCACAGAGATATTAAATCAGCAAATGTTCTGATTGATAGAAACTTCAATGCAAGGTTAGGAGATTTTGGTTTGGCTCTTATGTGCCATGTTGATGATTATAGACTAAGGTCAACTCCACCAGCTGGCACAATGGGGTACCTTGATCCTTGTTATGTTACTCCTGATAATTTGAGCACTAAAAATGATGTCTTTAGTTTTGGGATTTTGTTGCTTGAGATTATTAGTGGAAGGAAAGCCATTGATGTAACCTATTCACCACCTTCTATTGTGGATTGGGCCATTCCATTGATAAAAAAAGGGAAGCTTATGAGTGTTTATGATCCAAGGATTGCTCCTCCTAAGGATCCTATTGTGAGGAAGCAATTGGCTTTGATTGCTGCAAAGTGTGTTAGGAATTGTAGGGAGAGAAGGCCTTCCATGAGTGAGATTGTGAATTGGCTCAATGGTTTGTGTAAATTGGTTCCTCTTCATTCATGGAATGGTTTCAATAATCCTTGCATGATGGTTGAGACTATGGGAAGGCCAGTTGAAGCAGCAACAAGAAATgattctaataataataatgagaaAGACAAAATGAGTTCAAGATTGGAACTTGATTTCTTGGATGAGAGGTTGTCTAAATCTGCAATGAGGTATTCAAGGAGGGTCTATTCTGATTTGGGATTTAGTAGTAACTTGATGGATCTTATGGCTACAACTGAGGAGCCTGAGTTTCTAAGAGATGCTGATGGTAATGGTAATGGTAATGGTGTTTTGGAGCATAGTTCAAGTTGTAAATCTGCTGAACAAGTTTCTTCTTCAAGCTCAAGGTTTGGAAGTGGAAGGTATTTCACAAAAGGAAGAAACTTTTATAAGCCTTGTGGTACTTATAAGGATGTATTGGATTTGAGTAAAGGCCAAATTGTTGTTGGTAATGGTGGTGattcaaaacaagatgatggtgatgataATGGTGCTTCTTGTTCTAATTTGAATTCTCTTGCTGCTGAGGCTGTTTAG
- the LOC130967773 gene encoding protein transport protein SEC31 homolog B: MACIKGVNRSSSVALAPDAPYMAAGTMAGAVDLSFSSSANLEIFKLDFQSDEPELPLVAEYPSSERFNRLSWGKNGTNTEGFALGLIAGGLVDGNIDIWNPLTLIRSEKNENALVGHLVRHKGPVRGLEFNAITPNLLASGAEDGEICIWDLVNPSEPTHFPPLKGSGSASQGEVSFLSWNSKVQHILASTSYNGTTVVWDLKKQKPVISFADSVRRRCSVLQWHPDVATQLVVASDEDGSPSLRLWDMRNIMTPIKEFVGHTRGVIAMSWCPTDSSYLITCGKDSRTICWDTISGEIACELPAGTNWNFDVHWYPKIPGVISASSFDGKIGIYNIKGCRHYGVGQNDYGAVSLRAPKWYKCPVGVSFGFGGKLVSFQSKASASGSQLGPSEVYVHNLVTEDGLVSRSSEFEAAIQNGERSLLRILCDKKSQESESVEDRETWGFLKVMFEDDGTARTKLLTHLGFNVPSEEKDTVNDDLSQEVNALGLEDTAVNNTGHLAPHEAPSFSFDNGEDFFNNLPSPKAESPVTTSVGNFVAEDTANGSEKIQDSVETEESSDPSFDDSVQRALVLGDYKGAVAQCISANKWADALVIAHVGNASLWESTRDQYLKMIRSPYLKIVSAMVSNDLLSLVNTRPLKFWKETLALLCSFAQRDEWTMLCDTLASKLMGAGNSLAATLCYICAGNIDKTVEIWSRSLSAEHEGKSYVDLLQDLMEKTIVLALATGQKQFSASLCKLVEKYAEILASQGLLTTAMEYLKLLGSDQLSPELVVLKDRIARSTEPEKDLKTTAFDNSQSHSGSFYGADSSSYNRTYHQESISAQVPHGISGVQYSENYQQQFDPRYGRGYGVPTPQQQPQQPNLFVPPQTAQVPQPPQMNFSNNVVTPPPLRTFDPHNFPALRNVEQYQQPTLGSQLYNSSSNPPYHSAPPAPSHVGLGHNPNLSQVVAPTPNPMGFMPVPGSGGVQRPGMGSSQPPSPPHPQPVQPAAAPAAPPPTVQTADTSKVPAHQMPIVTTLTRLFNETSEALGGARANPAKKREIEDNSKRLGGLFAKLNSGDISKNASDKLLQLCQALDNGDFGTALQVQVILTTSEWDECQSWLGSLKRMIKTRQSVRLS, from the exons ATGGCGTGCATCAAAGGGGTGAATCGATCGTCGTCGGTGGCGCTGGCGCCGGATGCGCCCTACATGGCGGCGGGGACTATGGCCGGTGCCGTCGATCTGTCCTTCAGTTCATCGGCGAACCTCGAGATATTCAAGCTTGATTTCCAGTCAGACGAACCCGAACTGCCTCTCGTCGCCGAGTACCCTAGCTCCGAGCGCTTCAACCGACTCTCGTGGGGGAAGAACGGTACCAACACGGAAGGATTCGCGCTAGGCCTCATTGCTGGTGGACTTGTCGATGGTAACATTGATATCTGGAATCCTCTCACTCTGATCCG TTcggagaaaaatgaaaatgctCTAGTTGGACATCTTGTAAGACATAAAGGACCG GTTCGTGGTCTTGAGTTCAATGCCATCACACCAAATCTTCTTGCGTCTGGCGCTGAGGATGGTGAAATTTGTATATGGGATTTGGTCAATCCTTCTGAGCCTACTCATTTTCCACCACTTAAG GGTAGTGGCTCTGCTTCCCAGGGGGAAGTTTCATTCTTGTCTTGGAATAGTAAAGTCCAACACATATTAGCATCTACTTCCTACAATGGGACCACTG TGGTCTGGGATTTGAAGAAGCAAAAGCCAGTGATAAG CTTTGCAGATTCGGTTAGAAGGCGTTGCTCAGTTTTGCAGTGGCATCCTGATGTTGCCACACAACTTGTTGTTGCATCAGATGAAGATGGTTCTCCTTCTCTAAGG CTTTGGGATATGAGGAATATAATGACACCAATAAAAGAGTTTGTGGGTCACACCAGAG GTGTTATTGCAATGTCATGGTGTCCCACTGATAGCTCTTATTTGATAACCTGTGGCAAAGATAGCCGGACCATATGCTGGGACACAATTTCTGGAGAG ATTGCCTGTGAATTGCCAGCTGGAACCAACTGGAATTTTGACGTGCACTGGTATCCAAAGATCCCAGGAGTGATATCAGCGTCCTCCTTTGATGGAAAAATTGGCATATACAATATTAAG GGTTGCCGTCATTATGGTGTCGGGCAAAATGATTACGGTGCAG TATCACTTAGAGCTCCAAAATGGTACAAGTGCCCTGTTGGCGTTTCTTTTGGCTTTGGTGGAAAACTTGTGTCATTTCAGTCTAAGGCATCTGCATCTGGTTCTCAACTTGGACCTTCAGAG GTTTATGTGCATAACTTGGTCACTGAAGATGGTCTAGTCAGTCGATCCTCTGAATTTGAAGCTGCAATTCAAAATGGCGAAAGGTCTTTGTTGAGAATTTTATGTGATAAAAAATCTCAGGAATCAGA ATCTGTGGAGGATAGGGAAACTTGGGGGTTTTTGAAGGTTATGTTTGAAGATGATGGGACTGCACGCACAAAACTTCTAACACACCTTGGATTCAACGTACCTAGTGAAGAAAAAGACACAGTTAATGATGATCTTTCCCAAGAAGTAAATGCTCTTGGACTTGAGGACACTGCTGTTAATAATACAGGACATCTGGCACCTCATGAAGCACCTTCTTTTTCATTTGATAATGGGGAGGATTTCTTTAACAATCTTCCCAGTCCTAAAGCTGAATCACCCGTAACTACTTCTGTGGGCAACTTTGTTGCTGAGGACACTGCCAATGGATCAGAGAAAATCCAAGATTCTGTCGAAACAGAGGAGAGCAGTGACCCTTCATTTGATGACAGTGTTCAGCGTGCTTTAGTTCTTGGGGATTACAAGGGTGCAGTTGCACAGTGCATATCTGCAAATAAATGGGCCGATGCCTTGGTTATTGCTCATGTTGGTAATGCTTCCTTGTGGGAAAGTACAAGAGATCAATACCTTAAGATGATCCGGTCGCCTTACCTAAAG ATTGTATCAGCAATGGTGAGCAATGACCTGTTGAGCCTTGTGAACACTAGGCCTCtcaaattttggaaagaaacccttgctcttctttgtaGT TTTGCTCAGAGAGATGAATGGACAATGCTTTGTGACACACTTGCCTCAAAACTCATGGGGGCTGGCAATTCGTTAGCTGCAACTCTTTGTTATATATGTGCTGGAAATATTGATAAAACAGTTGAAATATGGTCGAGGAGCCTGTCAGCTGAGCATGAGGGGAAGTCTTATGTTGATCTTCTTCAG GATCTGATGGAAAAGACTATTGTTCTTGCCTTGGCAACGGGACAGAAGCAGTTTAGTGCTTCTCTGTGCAAGCTTGTTGAGAAATATGCTGAAATTTTAGCAAGTCAAGGGCTGTTGACCACAGCAATGGAGTATTTAAAACTTTTGGGTTCTGATCAACTATCACCTGAGCTTGTGGTTTTAAAGGATCGAATTGCACGTTCTACAGAACCTG AGAAAGACTTAAAAACTACTGCTTTTGATAATTCTCAATCACACAGTGGATCCTTTTATGGTGCTGATAGCTCTAGTTATAATAGAACTTACCATCAG GAGTCAATATCTGCTCAAGTGCCGCATGGGATTTCTGGTGTTCAATATTCTGAAAACTATCAACAGCAATTTGATCCTAGATATGGAAGAGGATATGGTGTTCCTACACCACAGCAGCAACCTCAACAACCTAATTTATTTGTTCCACCACAGACTGCTCAGGTTCCTCAACCTCCCCAG ATGAACTTCTCGAATAATGTTGTCACACCCCCTCCTTTGAGAACTTTCGATCCTCATAATTTTCCGGCGCTTAGAAACGTGGAACAATATCAGCAGCCCACATTGGGTTCTCAGTTGTACAAT TCAAGCAGCAATCCGCCTTACCATTCAGCACCCCCTGCTCCATCACATGTGGGTTTAGGTCATAACCCTAACTTGTCACAGGTTGTGGCCCCTACACCAAATCCAATGGGATTCATGCCAGTCCCTGGTTCTGGTGGTGTCCAAAGACCTGGGATGGGATCATCGCAACCACCCAGTCCTCCCCACCCTCAACCTGTTCAACCAGCTGCAGCACCCGCAGCGCCACCACCTACTGTGCAAACAGCCGACACTTCAAAAGTACCTG CACACCAAATGCCAATTGTTACAACATTGACAAGGCTTTTCAACGAAACATCAGAAGCATTGGGTGGTGCACGTGCAAACCCAGCTAAGAAGCGGGAGATAGAAGACAATTCAAAAAGGCTCGGTGGATTGTTTGCCAAATTGAACAGTGGGGACATCTCCAAAAATGCATCTGATAAGCTCCTTCAACTTTGTCAGGCGTTAGACAATGGTGATTTTGGTACTGCCTTACAAGTTCAG GTTATTCTTACTACTAGTGAGTGGGATGAATGCCAGTCATGGTTGGGTTCACTTAAGCGAATGATCAAGACAAGGCAGAGCGTGAGGCTAAGTTAA
- the LOC130965608 gene encoding uncharacterized protein LOC130965608 — MASTYNNLKDIEASSDHLILRIKVRVVKIWSLSPAEQKYVKPTLELVVMDHMGDRIQCTIRNAQRRLFEDELSEGKIYIVCNFSTSLNDQKYKAANHACRIYFKRDTQLQMVHDPSFPENVFRFVPNDLILNHTNAQSHLIDVIGLLTGKGDIIEFTKNGKKCSYIVLELDDMQGKGKIRCTLWEDFATMLVKHIEQQPTSEYIIIVQFAKFNLFKGAMGISNTNHNSILYINADFQEVKDFRKSVLMAGVPRANQLSQIAVEPAYSMEDDLINVSIYKPISELKASIENGSFVTIGTVIAIDPKNGWWYKSCKHCFHSLKEAEDSYYCAKCATYPTTHTPRYSINIKVADDTDTASFLLYDKEAAKYLGISASDLRLAQLTRGGVNEEYPIELNSFRGKKFLFKVSVKMEDLNSFQPCKVIVMKMTDEISLITKFLGKHDIYQQNLALEHSELLNMQTASTDTPKGTGSPSVESLVDNSNDAFSTPKRNIISGGCSKRLIDLYPDSANGSSSKCRKLEDGIPGVDRVYQD, encoded by the exons ATGGCAAGCACGTACAACAACCTCAAGGATATTGAGGCATCTTCAGACCACTTAATATTGAGGATTAAAGTGAGAGTCGTGAAAATATGGTCATTGTCTCCTGCTGAGCAAAAATACGTGAAGCCAACTTTAGAGTTGGTGGTCATGGATCACATG GGCGATCGAATCCAGTGCACTATTAGGAATGCTCAGAGGAGGCTCTTTGAAGATGAGTTATCGGAGGGAAAAATCTATATCGTTTGTAACTTCTCAACTTCCTTGAATGACCAGAAATACAAGGCCGCTAACCATGCATGTAGGATATACTTCAAGAGGGATACTCAACTTCAGATGGTCCATGATCCATCCTTTCCGGAGAATGTGTTTCGTTTTGTTCCTAACGATCTAATACTGAACCACACAAATGCTCAGTCGCATCTTATAG ATGTTATTGGTCTACTTACTGGCAAGGGTGACATAATTGAATTTACTAAGAATGGCAAGAAGTGCAGCTACATTGTTCTCGAGCTCGATGACATGCA GGGAAAAGGCAAGATTAGGTGTACACTTTGGGAGGATTTTGCAACTATGTTGGTCAAGCACATTGAACAGCAGCCAACATCAGAGTACATCATCATTGTACAGTTCGCTAAGTTCAACCTCTTTAAAG GTGCAATGGGCATATCAAATACCAATCATAATTCAATTCTCTACATCAATGCGGACTTCCAAGAGGTTAAGGATTTTCGCAAGAG CGTCCTCATGGCGGGGGTTCCACGTGCAAACCAACTATCCCAAATTGCTGTGGAGCCAGCGTACTCTATGGAGGATGATCTCATCAATGTCTCCATTTACAAACCCATTTCTGAACTCAAGGCATCCATTGAG AATGGTAGCTTCGTGACAATTGGAACTGTTATTGCAATTGACCCCAAGAACGGGTGGTGGTACAAAAGTTGTAAACATTGCTTTCATTCACTAAAGGAGGCTGAGGATTCCTACTATTGTGCCAAGTGTGCCACCTATCCAACGACTCACACACCCAG GTATAGCATTAATATAAAGGTTGCTGATGATACCGATACGGCTTCATTCCTGCTTTATGACAAGGAAGCGGCCAAATATCTTGGAATCTCTGCCTCTGACCTCAGGCTTGCACAACTAACTAGG GGTGGAGTAAATGAGGAATACCCAATAGAGCTCAATTCCTTTAGGGGTAAGAAATTCCTTTTCAAGGTTTCTGTCAAGATGGAAGATCTAAATTCTTTCCAGCCTTGCAAGGTCATTGTGATGAAGATGACTGATGAGATATCGcttataacaaaatttttagGAAAGCATGATATATACCAG CAAAACCTTGCACTGGAACACTCAGAACTATTGAACATGCAAACTGCTTCCACCGACACGCCAAAG GGCACGGGTTCTCCTTCTGTTGAGTCGTTGGTGGACAACTCTAACGATGCTTTCTCAACCCCCAAGAGAAACATTATTAGTGGTGGATGCTCTAAGCGACTCATTGATCTTTATCCAGACTCTGCTAATGGATCATCATCGAAGTGTAGAAAGCTCGAAGATGGCATTCCCGGAGTTGATAGAGTCTACCAAGATTAG